From a single Papaver somniferum cultivar HN1 unplaced genomic scaffold, ASM357369v1 unplaced-scaffold_19, whole genome shotgun sequence genomic region:
- the LOC113338538 gene encoding F-box/kelch-repeat protein At3g06240-like produces the protein MRMLQRLSTHSRIPLRAEVFKLWVLVMVWFVQASLVTCFYVWNPFTGEYKVILRTRDDGCSRKCIIVTGFGYDPRTCDYKFVRIFHRPDSDVSEVEMYNLGSDSWKAYNSCINYEFSRGETWVFLKGALHWLAYSHISNKYGQLSLVSIDLEDGVFKEIPLPKHKDDFDYIFVDVFRGCLCLLCSVSEVNFEIWEMKDYRVRESWSKVFKTCWQQRMIKGIRSRD, from the coding sequence ATGAGGATGCTGCAGAGACTGAGTACCCACTCAAGAATCCCGCTGAGGGCGGAGGTATTCAAATTGTGGGTACTTGTAATGGTTTGGTTTGTGCAAGCCAGTTTGGTTACATGTTTTTACGTTTGGAATCCATTCACTGGAGAGTACAAAGTAATATTACGAACCAGGGATGATGGTTGTTCACGAAAATGCATTATCGTTACCGGATTTGGTTATGACCCCAGAACTTGTGATTATAAGTTTGTAAGAATTTTTCATAGACCAGATTCAGATGTTTCTGAAGTTGAGATGTATAATTTAGGTTCAGATTCATGGAAAGCATATAATTCTTGCATCAACTATGAGTTTTCCAGAGGAGAGACTTGGGTGTTTCTAAAAGGAGCTCTCCATTGGCTAGCATATTCGCATATAAGTAACAAGTATGGACAACTAAGTTTAGTTTCTATCGATTTGGAAGATGGGGTATTCAAAGAAATACCACTACCTAAACACAAGGACGATTTCGATTATATATTTGTTGACGTGTTCAGAGGTTGCCTTTGCTTGCTTTGTAGTGTTTCTGAAGTTAATTTTGAGATATGGGAGATGAAAGATTACAGAGTGAGAGAGAGTTGGTCTAAGGTGTTTAAAACTTGCTGGCAGCAACGGATGATAAAAGGTATTCGATCCAGGGATTAA